From Mesorhizobium sp. Pch-S:
GTTGCCAGCAAACGATTCAGCCTGAGGACAAAGGCATGATGGACCGTGGTGGCGGGACGGAGGATGGGGAAGCATCCGCAATACTGATCCCGCTGCACGAGGCACGACGCGAGCGCCTCGATTTGCCGGTCGCCTTCGAGCGACGGGAGCTTGATCTCATTCTTCGCCTGTATGGACGCATGGTTGCAGCCAATGAATGGCGTGACTATGCCATCGACCACCTTGCCGACCGGGCCGTATTCTCCGTCTATCGTCGCGCATCGGAGGTGCCCTTGTTCCAGATCGTCAAGGACCCCAATCTGGCGCGGCGCCAGGGCGCCTTTGCTGTTATTGCTGCAGGCGGCCGCATCCTTAAACGTGGTCATGAACTTGCCCGTGTGCTTGGCATCTTCGACGCCAAGCTCAAGCTGGTAAAGGCTTGAAACCCCGATTTATCAAGCGGTTGACAGAGTTTAGCCTTGCCGGAATTTCCGCTCCGGTAGCGAGGCCGGGTCTGGCGGGAGTGTGGCGCCGCCGTTCAGTTCGAGCTGCATGAACACCGTATCCAGCCAGCGCTCGTGCTTGTAGCCCGAGCCGACCAGGCGTCCGGAGTGACTGAAGCCGAGCCTCTCGTGCAGCTTCACCGAAGCGCTCTCGGGGTGGCCGTCACCGATCACGGCGACAATCTGCCGGAAGCCCAGAGCCCGCGCCGCCTCGATCAGCTGTTCCATCAGGCGTCGTCCGACGCCTCGCCCTTTTGCTTCGGGCGCGACATAGACGGAATCCTCGACGATGAAGCGATAGGCCTGGCGCGGCCGGAACGCACCCGCATAGGCGTAACCGAGAATGGCTCCTTCCGAATTAGTGGCGACCAGATAGGGGAAGCCGCCCGCCCGCAATGATTCGTAACGCACGCCCATCTCTTCCCGGCTGGGAGCGGCAAGTTCGTAAGATGCCGTGCCATTGTCGACGGCATCCGCATAGATTTCGGTTATCCGGTCGAGGTCGGCTGGTTCGCATCGCGGATCGTCAAGTTGCTCATTTCTTATGCACTCGTAATATCTGCCTTCAATAACAGCAAACCCGTGCGCAAAAGAAAAGGGGCGGCCGTTGGGCCGCCCCTTCGATTTCGCTGGTCCAGGCAACGTCTTAGCGACGGTCACCCATGAACTGCAGCAGGAACATGAACATGTTGATGAAGTCGAGATAGAGCTGCAACGCGCCCATGATGGCCTTGCGGCCAGCGACGAGCGTGTCGTCGTTCTCGTAGTACATCTCCTTGATCTTCTGGGTGTCGTAGGCGGTGAGGCCAGCAAACACCAGCACGCCGATCGCCGAGACGGCGAAAGACAGCGCCGACGACTGCAGGAAGATGTTGATCACCGAGGCGATGATCAGACCGAACACGCCCATGATCAGGAACGAGCCCATCGCGGTCAGGTCACGCTTGGTGGTGTAGCCGTAGAGCGACAGCGCGCCGAAGGCGGCGGCCGTGGCAAAGAAGGTCTGCGCGATCGACGCCGTCGTGTAGACGAGGAAGATCGAAGACAGCGACAGGCCGACCAGACCGGCATAGATCCAGAACGTGGTCTGCGCGGCCGAAACGCTCATCGACTGCACGCGGAACGACAGGAAAAACACCGCGGCAAGCGGGGCGAGGATGACGACCCAGCGCAGCGGCGAAGCAAAGATGGCGTAACCGAACGAAGTCAGCATGTCACCGCTCGGCAGCGTTGCGACGGCCGAGGCAGGGTCGCTCGTGGTGGCCAGCATCACGGTGCCAACGGCGGCAAGACCGGTGATCAGCAGGCCAAGGCCCATAAGGTTGTAAACCTTGAGCATATAAGCGCGCAGGCCTTCGTCGATGCCGGCGTCGGCACGGGTTCCAGCCGGCACGCTACGCGTTTGATAGTTGCGGAAGTCAGACATGGATTCCTCTGTTGCTCTGCCCCGTCGGGTGTCGGGTTCCTCGAACGAAACCCAGGCGCCGCTGGCGGGGCTCCAGCATGCCTGCCAGAAATATGAGGGTTATTGCCGGTAAGAACAAGACCGTAACGGCCTGCAACGCTTCGTGACCGGCCGGGACGCGGCCGTTTTTGACCAAAACAGGCCATTTCTTACCGAAAATTAATCAAAACCGCCTGGCTGGCAGCCCAACCTTAAAGGCTGCGCAACACCGGAGCGGCCTTCTGTCCGAGGATTCGCCAGGTACCGACGAGGCCGATGCCGACGGTCACGACCAGCGAGAGCACGATCGTGCCGACTGCCACTTCGGGCAGGAAAGTCCAGGGCAGCGTCATGACATTCGAGATCACGAACCAGGCGGCGATGCCGCCGGCAAAAAGCGCGAAAATGGCGGTGGCGAGCCCGATCAGCATGTACTCGAGCGAAAAGGCGGCGATCAGCGTGCGTCGTGTGGCACCCAATGTCTTCAACACCACTGCATCATGCACGCGAGCCCGGTTGCCGGCAGCCAGCGCTCCGGCCAGCACCAGCACGGAGGCGATGAGCGCCACGCCGGCCGCGGCGCGGATCGCGGTACCGATCTGGCCGACCAGCTGGTTGACGACGTCGAGCGCGTCCTTGACCCGGACGGTGGTCACCGTCGGATAGGCGCGGGTAATGGCGTTGAGCAGACGGGCGTCGTCGGCAACGGTCGCCGATTTGTCCGACAGCGTGGCCAGCCAGGAATGCGGTGCGCCGGCGAAGGTGTTGGGCGAGAACACCATGACAAAATTGATGCCCATGCTTTCCCATTGCACACGGCGGAAACTGGCGATCCTGGCCGTGATGTTGCGGCCGAGCACATTGACCGTCACCGTATCGCCGAGCTTCAGCCCGAGTGCTTTTGCTTCGTCGGCTGAAAAGGAAACCAGCGGCTCGCCCTGATAATCGGCCGGCCACCAGCTGCCCTCGATCAGCGTGGCGTTTTCGGGCTTGGCGGGAGCATAGGTGACGCCGCGATCGCCCCTCAGAACCCAGGCCGCTTCAGGCGGCACCTTGACCTTGTCGACGGGGACCCCATTCAAGGCCATGAGCCGCCCTCGCAACATCGGCACCTTGGCCAGCGTACCGGAAGGAGCCTCCTTGCCGACCAGGGAGGCGAAAGCATCGACATCGGCTGCCTGGATATCGACGAAGAAGAAATTGGGCGCGCGTTCGGGCAGGCTGCCGCCGATCTGGCGCCGCAGGTTGCCGTCGATCAGCGCCAGCGTCACCAGGAGGGTCAGTCCCAGTCCCAGTGACAGAACGACCGACGGCGTCAACGCACCCGGCCGATGGATGTTGCCGACGGCGAGCCGCAGTGCCGTCGAGCGCACGCGCGGGCTCTTCCTGGCGATGAATTGGACGAGCGCGCTCACGACCCGCAGCACGAGGAACGAAAATACCGTTGCGCCGACGAAGATCGAGGCGATACGGCGATCATTGGCCATGAAGATCGCCAGCGCTGCCAAAGCGACCGCAATGGCGAGCGCTATCACGAGATAGGGCAGCCTGGGCAGGCCGCGGCTTTCGAAACCCATTTCGCGAAACAGGGCAGTGGCAGGCACGTCACGGGCACGACCGAGCGGCAGCAGTGCGAAAACAAGCGTCACCATCAGACCGAACAGCGCCGCAAGCGCGAGCGAACCGGGGTAAAAGCCGCCTTCCGCAGGCACTGGGATGACGGACTGCAGCGCCGCGCTCGCGGCAAAGGGCATCGCTGCACCGAGCAGCAGTCCCACTACAATGCCAAGCCCCGAAATCATCAGGATCTGAACCAGGTAGACGAAGAAGACGAAGCCGCCGGACGCGCCGAGGCTCTTGAAGGTGGCGATCACGGCGCGCTTGCCGTCCAGATAGGCGCGCACGGCGTTGGCGACGCCAACCCCGCCGACCACAAGCGCCGTCAGGCCAACCAGGGTCAGGAACTGCGAGAAGCGCTCGATGTTGGATGACAGGGCAGGTGCCGCATTGGTACGGCTGCGGATGGACCAGCCCGCTTCCGGGAACCTCTCGGTCGCCTGGCGGCGAACGGTTTCGATGTCGGCTTCGCTGGCATTCCCGGACAGGCGCACCTTGTAGGCGGTTTCAACCAGGCTGCCCGGCTGAACCAGACCTGAGGCCTGGAGACCCTCACGGGAGATCAGCAGGCGCGGCGCAAAACCGAAGCCATCGGAGACGGCGTCCGGTTCGCCGATCAGCCTGGCGCGCAATTCGAACGTGGCGTTGCCAAGTCTGACGTGGTCGCCGGGCTTCAGACGAAGCCGTTCGAACAACAGCTCAGGTGCCGCCGCGCCGAAAACGCCGCCGGCCTCCGCAAGCAGCGCGTCACGCGCAAGGGGCGGTTCGGTCTGCAGTGCACCATAGAGCGGATAGGCGTCATCAACCGCCTTTGCCTCGACCAGCGCCTGATCGGAGCCATCCGGCAGGCGCGCCATCGAGCGCATGCTGGAGCTTTCCGAGACGGTGCCCAGTCCATCGAGAAAAGCCCGTTCCGCAGGGCTTGCCTCGCGCTGGTTCAATTGAAAACGGATGTCACCCCCGAGCAACGTCTGGCCCTGGGTGGCGACGCCATCCGAAATGGAACGCGCCACCGAATTGACACCGCCGATAGCCGCCACACCGAGTGCGATGCAGGCGAGGAAAATGAGAAAGCCGGACAGGCCGCCACGCATCTCGCGCAGCGAAAACCGGATGGCCAAGGCCAGTGTCCTGGCTGGTGAAACTGTGCTGGTCGCTGCGTTGCCGGGCATCCGTCAGCTCTCAGGCCACGATCTTGGCTGGAACGGCATCGATCTCGATGCGCCCGGAACGCATTGCTACCTGCCGGGAGCAACGCGCTGCCAGGGACGGGTCATGAGTTACCAGGACAAGTGTCATGGCGCGCTCGGCCGCCTTGGCGAAGAGCAGGTCGGCCACCTGCTTGCCGGTTGCCTGGTCGAGATTGCCGGTGGGTTCATCGCAGATCAGGATGCGGGGCGAGGGAGCGAGCGCCCGCGCGATCGCGACGCGTTGCTGTTCGCCCCCCGAAAGCTCGCCCGGGTAATGGGTGACACGGTCGGCGAGGCCGACAGCCGCCAGTTCCCGCGCAGCAACACCGAATGGATCAGCCGCACCCGCGAGTTCGAGTGGGACGGCAACATTTTCAAGCGCGGTCATGTTGGGGATGAGATGGAAGGACTGGAAGACGATCCCGACATTGCGGCCTCGAAATGCCGCGATCTGGTCTTCACTCTTTCCATTCAGCACTTCGCCGGCAATGCGCACGACGCCTGCGTCAACACGTTCCAGCCCGGCCAGAACCATCAGCAGCGTGGATTTGCCGGAGCCGGATGGCCCGACGATGCCGGTGGTTTCGCCCGCCGCGACATCGAGGCTGATGCCCTTGAGCACGTTCACCGAGGAAGCACCCTCGCCCAGGGTCAACGAAACGTCCTTCAGCTGAATAGCGGCTTCAGTCAAAGCAAAACTGTCCTATATGGAGGAAACGTGGGCGGGATTGCCCCGGTGATATGGGTTCTGCCGCATGGCTTTCAAACATCTGGCTGCTTTTGTCGCGCTTTTCCTTGCGTTCGGGCTGACTTCACCCGTTCGCGCCGAACAAGTCCAGATCGTCGGGTTTGGCGACAGCCTCACCGCGGGCTTTGGCCTGGCTCCCGGCGAGGGCTTCACCGATCGGCTGCAGGTGGCCCTGCGCGCCAAGGGATATGACGTTGCCGTCGCCAACGCCGGCGTGTCGGGCGATACCTCGAGCGGGGGACTGGCCCGGCTCGACTGGTCGGTTCCTGATGGCACGAGCCTTGTCATCCTCGAACTCGGCGCCAACGACATGCTGCGCGGCATCGATCCGCAGATGGTCGAGGACAATCTGGACAAAATGCTGGCACGGCTGAAGGAGCGCAAAATTCCCGTTCTGCTCGCCGGCATGGTGGCCGCTCCCAATCTCGGCCACGCCTATGGCGAGGCGTTCGGCACGCTCTATCCACGGCTGGCCAAAAAATACGAGGTGCCGTTCTATCCGTTCTTCCTGGACGGGGTTGCCGGCAACCCTGCCTTGCAGCTGGAGGACAAGATGCATCCCAATGCAAAGGGCATCGACGTGATCGTCGAGCGGATTCTTCCGGATGTCGAAAAAGTGATCAAGGCGCTTCCGGTCAAGTCATGAGCCGGCTGCGCGACTGCCGGCCTGCGTCAGGGTGTCCGGAAAATAACCCCTTGCTCCCGCCGCTTTTCAGTGATTCGCTGTCATTCGAGAGTTCGATTCGAGGACAGGAGGCTTACGATGCCACGTCTTTTCACGGCCCTCGAAATTCCGCGTGATGCGGCGCTTTCGCTCTCCCTGCTCAGGGGCGGCCTGCCCGGCGCCCGATGGATCGATGTCGAAAACTACCATCTGACGTTGCGCTTCATCGGCGATGTCGAAGGTCATGTCGCCGATGAAGTCGCCAATGCGCTGGACCGCATCGACCGCCCGTCGTTCTCGCTGACCCTCTGTGGTGTCGGCGCCTTCGGCCAGAAAAAGCCGCATGCGGTGTGGGCCGGCGTCATTCCATCACCCGACCTCAACATGCTGCAGGCCGACATCGACCGTGTCTGCAAGCGCCTTGGCGTTCCGACCGATCCACGCAAGTTCACGCCACATGTGACACTGGCGAGGCTGCGCAATTCCAGCCCGCTGGAGGTCGCCGGATATCTCTCTGCACGCGGCAATTTCGCGGCCATGCCGTTCAGGGTCGGTCGCTTCGTGCTGATGTCGTCGCGCGATTCCGTCGGCGGCGGGCCCTACGTCGTCGAGGAAGCGTGGCCGCTTTCGGACGCCGCCACGCGCCCGTCCAACCGGGTGGCGATGGCCTCGGACGCGTCGCGGATCATGCGATAGACCGAGGCAAAGCCTTCCGCTCCGCCATAATAGGGGTCGGGCACTTCGCGGCCACGATCTCCGGCGAATTCAAGGAACAGATGGATGCGTTCGCGTGCCTCGTGCGGCGCGGCCGCCTTGAGATCGGCGACGTTTGACCGGTCCATGCCGAGGATCAGATCGAAGCGCGAGAAATCGTCGAGAGCGACCTTGCGTGCCTGCTGGCTGGAAATATCGATGCCATGACGTGCCGCGATTTCGACCGAACGCGGGTCGGGCGCCGAGCCGGCGTGCCAACCGCCCGTACCTGCCGAATCCAGCACAAAGCGATGCTCCAATCCGCGTGAGGCCAGGACATCCCTGAAGACGCCTTCGGCGAGCGGTGAGCGGCAAATGTTACCGAGGCAGACGAAAAGGATCGATTTTTGGGGTTCCACGCGCATCCGACGCTACGTTATCCTCTTCCAGTCCCAACCGCGATAGCACGGAAGCAAGCCATGGCGAGAGAAAAATTGGACAGACAGGCCGTTGCGGCGCTTCTGGCCGGGCTCGAGAACTGGACCCTTGCCGACGACGGGAAGTCGATCCGTCGCAGGTTCGAGTTCAGGAATTTTTCGGAAGCCTTCGCTTTCATGACCCGCTCGGCGCTGGCAGCAGAAAAACTGGATCACCATCCAGACTGGTCGAATGTCTACAAGACCGTGGATGTCACGTTGAACACCCACGATGTCGGCGGGCTGACGGCGCTCGATTTCGAACTGGCCAAGAAGATGGACCGCTTCGCGAGCAACTGAGCCGATTGGGTGGCGGAGCCAACCGGGTCAGTCGCGCCGGCTGAGCCGATTGCATCTTGCGATGGATGACGGCGGTCACCACATTTCGTGGCGGAGCCAGGCAGCGTCTGCCGCTTCACGAGGGAAACCACCAATGGTGCAAGGCAGTAACTACGAGTTCTTCGGGCCCGACGGCAAGGTCATCGGCGAGGACAACGTGCGCGCGAAGTTCTGGCGCACCGCCAAGAAAGCGGCACGACAGGTTCCATTCATGGAAGACGTCGTTGCGGCTTACTATTGCGCCCTGGACAAGGAAACGCCACTCAAGGTCAAGGCAATCCTGCTCGGCGCGCTGGCCTATTTCGTGCTGCCGGTTGACGCCGTTCCCGATATCGTCGCGGGCATCGGCTTCACTGACGACGTTGCCGTCCTGACCGCGGTGATTACCGCCGTACGCGCCCATATTACGCCCGCTCACAAACTCGCGGCGCAAAAGGCGATTGCCGAACGGGACTGACGCGGCGTCACCGCATTGCGTGGCCGACGCGGTCCCTGTCGGGCTAATCCAGTCAAATTCTTGCCGTTTTCCTGCTCTCCAAGTCGGCGCCGGGACACCGTGTAGTCGCCCGAAGGGTTGGCTGCGGCGCGGAATTGGCGGCGGTTCCCGAAGGTCATGCTCTTTTCGATGGAAAGTTCACCCTTTGGTAACCCAGATTAAATCAAACTGAAGCGAACCGGCGGGCGGGGGTCCGCCTGGCGCCGCACCGTATGGAATACAGGGAATAAGATGCGCGGATTGATCCTCACAGCCACCAGTCTGGTCTTGCTGGCCGTTGCCTCGCCGGCGCTGGCGCAGCAGGCGACCAAGATTGGCCAGCACAACGCCTGGGGCACCTACAGCTACAAGGCGCAGACCGGCAAGGTGTGCTACGTGTTGACCGTCCCGACCGACAAGCAACCGCCGACGCTGGACCATGGCGACATGTTCTTTTTCGTCAGCCAGCGCCCGGGCCAGCAGGTTTCATACGAGCCGCAGTTCATTGCGGGTTACAATTTCCAGCAGAATTCGAAAGCCACCGTCACCATCGACAACAAGTCGTTTTCGATGTTCACCCGGGGCAAGTCGGCCTGGGTCGAAAATGCCGCCGAAGAGCCGGTGCTGATCGCCGCCATGAAGACCGGCAAGGATATGAAGGTCACCGCCAAGTCCGGGCGCGGCAATCCGACTTCCTACGTTTTCTCCTTGAAGGGAATTTCGGCGGCGCTGCAGTCGATCGCCAGTTGCAAATAGGGCTTGAGATCCCAACATCTCGATGCAGGGCCGGGTAATCCCCGGCCCTTCTTGTTTCAGGAACGGGAGGGTCTTGCCAATGATGCGCGTCGTTGTCGATGAATCTGGCGAACATCTCGATGCGGCGGCGCAGATATGGGCCGAGGCGACCAGTTGGCGCGACAATGACAAGGATGTGGCGCCGCTCGAACTGTCGCGGCCCATCATCGAGCGCGTGCTCGAAATCTCGCCGCGTTCTTTCCTGCTGATGGTTTTCGAGGATGAGGATGATGGGCGACCGATCGCGTTCACAGCGGTCGCGCCCGTTCCTGGAGATGAAGATATGGCTGAATTGCACTATCTCGGCGTCGAGCCGCCGTCCTGGGGCAGGGCCTATGGCGCGGTGGCACTGGTGACTACGCAGGACGCCATGCTCGAGCGCGGTTTCTCGGCAGCGAAGCTCTCGGTCTACGTCGACAACGAGCGCGCGGTGCAATTCTATGAACGCTGGGGCTGGCGACCGCATGGCGAGGCGGTGCCGCATCCGCGCACCGGCAAGCTGGAGCAGGAATACCGGTTTGCTCTCGCCCAATCCACGCATTAAGCCGGCCATCGTGACGTCACGCCACAGCTGTGATATGTGCCGGCTGAACCCTATCTAGCCAGGATTGTCTCTGTTCAAGCCAGATCTGCCATGACCTTTTCGCTCGACATCACCGACAGCAACACCCGCGCCGCGCTTGCGTCACGCGCAGCCGCGCCGCAAAAGGCCTCGCTTGTCGGTCTCAGCCGCGCCGAGATGGCCGAGGCGCTCGTTGCTGCCGGCATCGTACCGGAAAGGCAGGCCAGGATGCGCGTGCAGCAGCTCTGGCACTGGCTCTATGTGCGCGGCGTTTCCGAATTCTCGCAGATGTTCAACATCTCGAAGGACCTGCGCACCGCACTCCACCAGCATTTTGCGATTGCCCGTCCCGAAATCGTCGAGGAACAGATCTCCGCGGACGGGACACGCAAATGGCTGTTCCGTTTCCCCGCACGTGGAGCCGGCAGGCCGGTGGAGATCGAGACGGTCTATATCCCGGAGGAGGGGCGCGGCACGCTGTGCATTTCCTCCCAGGTCGGCTGCACGCTGACCTGTTCGTTCTGCCACACCGGCACGCAGAAGCTGGTGCGGAACCTGACGGCGGAAGAAATCCTGGCGCAGTTGCTGACCGCGCGTGATCGGCTGGGCGATTTCCCCGACCGCGACACGCCAGCTGGCGCGATCGTGCCGGCCGACGGCCGCAAGGTCTCCAACATCGTCATGATGGGCATGGGTGAGCCGCTCTACAATTTCGAGGCGGTCAAGCAGGCGCTGCTGATCGCTTCCGATGGCGACGGGCTGGCCTTGTCCAAGCGTCGCATCACGCTTTCCACCTCGGGGGTCGTGCCTGAAATCTTCCGGACCGGCGAGGAGATCGGCGTGATGCTGGCGATCTCGCTGCATGCGTCGAATGACGACCTGCGTGATCTTCTGGTGCCCATCAACAAGAAGTATCCGCTGAAGGATCTGATCGACGCCTGCCGCAAATATCCCGGTCTTTCCAACGCACGCCGCATCACCTTTGAATATGTGATGCTGAAGGATGTGAACGACAGCCTGGAAGATGCCAAGGCGCTGGTGCAGTTGCTGAAAGGCATCCCGGCCAAGATCAACCTGATCCCGTTCAATCCCTGGCCAGGCACCAACTACCAGTGCTCGGACTGGGAGACGATCGAGAAGTTCGCCGACTTCATCAACAATGCCGGCTACGCCTCGCCGATCCGCACGCCGCGCGGCCGTGATATTCTCGCGGCCTGTGGCCAGCTGAAGTCGGAATCGGAGCGGTTGAAGAAATCCGAGCGCCTGGCGCTCGAAGCGATGATGATCGCGGGACACGGCGAGGCGTGAGCGGCCAGAGTTCCGCTCTGGTCCTCTGGCTCGGTCGCTTCGGCCTCGCCTTTCTCGGCTACCTGGCCGCAGTCATCGGTGCGACGGCCGTCACGGTGGCCGCGCTCTTCGTAGCCGGTTTCGCCGCGGAAGGCGCCGATATGTCCAGCCTGCTGAAGAACCTGCGCCAGCTTCCGGACACCTTGCTGATCGGCATGATCATAACCGTGCAGTCGGCATTGCCCGGCTTCCTGATTGCCCTGTCCGTCGCGGCAATCCTTCGGTGGGTCAAGCCGTTGAGCTACACGCTGGCAGGGGGGCTGAACGGCGCCTTCTCCATCCTTGTGCTCAATTTCTTCACCGGGACCCGGCTGCTCATCATGCCACCGGGCCTGTTGATCCCTTGCGTCATCGGCGGCCTCGCCGGCGGTTTCGTTTTCCATTTTGTTTGCATCCGCCGGATTGGCAATTGGGGCAGGACGACGGCATGAACCGTTTCGCGGCCTATTTCATCCGCTGCCTTGTCATCCTGTTCGGTTATGCGGTCGCCGTATTGGCGGCAAGCGCCTTCATCAATGTGCTGTTCCTGGGTGCGATCGGCTTCAGCGCCGAGGAAACCCGCTGGCTGGCGAACGGGCCACTCGTCGTTACTGTCCCGCTTCTCGCTGTCTTCGTCGGCTACTTCGCATTTGCGCCCTCGGCGCTGTTGATCCTGGCGACGGAGCTGCTGGCCCGGCGCGACTGGCTGTTCTACGCGCTGGGCGGCGGCGTGGTCGCCGGCATAGTGCTCGGTGTTGCCTGGCAGTCCGGCGATCCGGACTTCGCGGCTACCGACACGCGGATCATCCTCGGCATCGTCGGCGCTGGAATGGTCGGCGGCATCTTCTACTGGCTCAGCGCCGGCCGCTGGGCCGGAAGCTGGTGGCAGGACAGCATCGATGACGGGCAACGCTGAAATCGACATCGCGCAAACACGCCACGCGCAGGCTCTATGAAAGCCCTGGCTATTCCTACTGCGAGCCGTTCGAATCCTATTCGCCCGATCCGCTTTGTGTCTTCATGACGAAACGGATCATTTCGCCTGGGCGGTCAGGATCTTGAGCGCGAAGGCCGAGAACACGCCGGCGAACAGATAATCCACCGCTCGCGTCACGCGTGGGCTCGCCTTCATTGCCGCCGAGAATTTTTCCGCGGCGAACACCATTGGCGCGGTGACCGGAATGGACAGCACCACGAACATCGCGCCGAGGAAGAACAGCTTGCCCGGCGCATGAGGGTCGTGCGCAGAGACGAACTGCGGCAGGAAGGTCATGAAGAACAGGATGATCTTGGGATTGAGCAGGTTGACGCCCAGACCGGCCGCCCAGGCGCGGGTGAGCGAGACTTTAGGCCCGGTCTTCTTCTCGGGGGAGAAAGCCGAACCCTTGGCGATGGCCTGCCAGGCGAGAAAGACGAGATAGCCGGCGCCGAAGATCTTCAGGACGAAGAACGCCATCGGCGAGGCAACGATCAGCGCGGAAATGCCGACCACCACCAGCGACGTGTGGATCAGTGTACCGCACAGCGCCCCCGCCATCGAAGCGAAGCCGGCGCCGCGGCCCTGGCTCAGGGTACGGCTGACGAAGAGCGTCATGTCGGGCCCAGGCGTGATCGCCAGGATGAAGGTGGCGATGGCGAACTGGATCAGCGTGGTGGTGTCTGGAATAAACGACATTTTGCAGGGTCCCCGCAGCAGGCAGGCCGAGCCATAGCCGATAAGCCGACCCTGCTCCAGGGGCAGTTGAATGTCTCTATCGACCCAGGCGTCTCAGCGCCGGAGGTGTCGAGACGGTGATTTCAGCAGTCTCTTCGGGGATGTACGGACCGAATTTGGCTTCGATGATCCTGCCCAGTGGTTGCGGCCTGCCAAGCAGGTACCCCTGCGCTTCGTTGCAGCCTTCCTTCTGCAGGATGGAGAGCTGGATTTTTGTCTCGACGCCTTCGGCAAGCACCGGGATCTCAAGGCTGCGCCCCAAAGCCAGCACGGCGCGCACGATGGCCTTGGCCTGCGGGCTCTGTTCGATATCACCCATGAAGGAACGGTCGAGCTTGATCTTGTCGAAGGGGAACGAACGCAGCGTGTCGAGCGAGGAATACCCGGTGCCGAAGTCGTCGATCGCGATGGTGAC
This genomic window contains:
- a CDS encoding LysE family translocator produces the protein MSFIPDTTTLIQFAIATFILAITPGPDMTLFVSRTLSQGRGAGFASMAGALCGTLIHTSLVVVGISALIVASPMAFFVLKIFGAGYLVFLAWQAIAKGSAFSPEKKTGPKVSLTRAWAAGLGVNLLNPKIILFFMTFLPQFVSAHDPHAPGKLFFLGAMFVVLSIPVTAPMVFAAEKFSAAMKASPRVTRAVDYLFAGVFSAFALKILTAQAK
- a CDS encoding GNAT family N-acetyltransferase, whose translation is MMRVVVDESGEHLDAAAQIWAEATSWRDNDKDVAPLELSRPIIERVLEISPRSFLLMVFEDEDDGRPIAFTAVAPVPGDEDMAELHYLGVEPPSWGRAYGAVALVTTQDAMLERGFSAAKLSVYVDNERAVQFYERWGWRPHGEAVPHPRTGKLEQEYRFALAQSTH
- the rlmN gene encoding 23S rRNA (adenine(2503)-C(2))-methyltransferase RlmN, with the translated sequence MTFSLDITDSNTRAALASRAAAPQKASLVGLSRAEMAEALVAAGIVPERQARMRVQQLWHWLYVRGVSEFSQMFNISKDLRTALHQHFAIARPEIVEEQISADGTRKWLFRFPARGAGRPVEIETVYIPEEGRGTLCISSQVGCTLTCSFCHTGTQKLVRNLTAEEILAQLLTARDRLGDFPDRDTPAGAIVPADGRKVSNIVMMGMGEPLYNFEAVKQALLIASDGDGLALSKRRITLSTSGVVPEIFRTGEEIGVMLAISLHASNDDLRDLLVPINKKYPLKDLIDACRKYPGLSNARRITFEYVMLKDVNDSLEDAKALVQLLKGIPAKINLIPFNPWPGTNYQCSDWETIEKFADFINNAGYASPIRTPRGRDILAACGQLKSESERLKKSERLALEAMMIAGHGEA